From a region of the Balaenoptera musculus isolate JJ_BM4_2016_0621 chromosome 15, mBalMus1.pri.v3, whole genome shotgun sequence genome:
- the LOC118880965 gene encoding LOW QUALITY PROTEIN: osteoclast stimulatory transmembrane protein (The sequence of the model RefSeq protein was modified relative to this genomic sequence to represent the inferred CDS: inserted 2 bases in 1 codon; deleted 2 bases in 1 codon; substituted 1 base at 1 genomic stop codon), which yields MRAPREIAEHLIRTGWRFWYLGLHKALALLQAAWVAFSQPVPASCGQLLTQLLLCGSLAIAAAGLTYHGLVSLLLYPLGPSAMVATVCGLLAFLGLGLVPPARCLFALSVPTLGTEQGRRLLLSWSTVTLAIVVVPNILANMHAAGQVLRCVTEGSLESLLNTTHQLHRAAQALGPDGQAGSQGLTLQAQGNGSAFRLHMFRVTQQVLEDFSGLESLVQVAALGTQRAVTGLFMLGLLVDSAWYLHRYLTDLQFDNIYATWQLARQLAEVGATHLVASPPAWLLWAARPRLSQRELLRCLLRLGLLTLLLMATAVTVAMDHVAFLLARAAVGWAQELPTVPVTLTVKYDAAYTILGFIPFLFNQPPPESPFLSAHSSFQWELRFIAPGCPLLPARRPHTAAPLAAGALQLVACSTVLLETYARRLRHSIAASFFTTQEARRVRHLHARLQRRYDRHRSQQLAPGTPSCXPETRAGQQAPRTARQTCWIPGRTESSGAERKVLWSCPDLSGNLGPSAAPCVTLGRSLHLSEPWFLDLHKDCITTINVTYFAHGNVLRAEXDIGQERPR from the exons GTGGAGATTCTGGTACCTGGGGCTCCACAAGGCCCTTGCCCTGCTGCAGGCCGCCTGGGTTGCCTTCTCCCAGCCTgtcccagccagctgtggccaGCTGCTGACCCAGCTCCTCCTGTGCGGTTCCCTGGCCATTGCTGCCGCGGGTCTGACCTACCATGGGCTGGTGTCCCTGCTGCTTTATCCTCTAGGGCCCTCGGCCATGGTGGCCACTGTCTGTGGCCTCCTGGccttcctgggcctgggcctggtgcCCCCCGCCCGCTGTCTGTTTGCACTCAGCGTGCCCaccctgggcacagagcagggccgCCGCCTGCTCCTATCCTGGAGTACCGTCACCCTGGCCATTGTCGTGGTGCCCAACATCTTGGCCAACATGCACGCAGCTGGGCAGGTGCTGAGGTGCGTCACGGAGGGCTCCCTGGAGAGTCTGCTCAACACCACTCACCAGCTGCACAGAGCAGCCCAGGCTCTGGGCCCTGACGGCCAGGCAGGCAGCCAGGGCCTGACGCTCCAGGCCCAGGGCAATGGCTCCGCCTTCCGGCTCCACATGTTCAGGGTCACTCAGCAGGTCCTGGAGGACTTCTCCGGCCTGGAGTCCTTGGTCCAAGTGGCAGCACTGGGGACCCAGCGGGCAGTCACGGGGCTCTTTATGCTGGGCCTCCTGGTGGATTCAGCCTGGTACCTCCATCGATACCTGACTGACCTGCAGTTTGATAACATCTATGCTACCTGGCAGCTGGCTCGGCAGCTGGCAGAGGTCGGGGCCACACACCTGGTGGCCTCCCCACCAGCCTGGCTGCTCTGGGCGGCCCGGCCAAGGCTGTCCCAGCGGGAGCTGCTGCGTTGCCTCCTAAGGCTGGGGCTGCTCACCCTACTCCTGATGGCCACAGCTGTGACAGTGGCCATGGACCACGTGGCCTTTCTCCTGGCGCGGGCAGCCGTGGGCTGGGCTCAGGAGCTTCCCACTGTGCCCGTCACGCTCACCGTCAAATATGAT gCTGCATACACCATCCTGGGCTTCATCCCTTTCCTCTTCAACCAGCCGCCTCCGGAGagccccttcctctctgcccacaGCTCCTTCCAATGGGAGCTGCGCTTCATCGCCCCTGGCTGCCCGCTGCTGCCCGCCCGGCGCCCGCACACAGCCGCCCCCCTGGCTGCAGGCGCCCTGCAGCTGGTCGCTTGCTCCACGGTCCTCCTGGAGACCTACGCCCGCCGCCTGAGGCACAGCATCGCTGCCTCCTTCTTCACCACCCAGGAGGCAAGGAGGGTCCGCCACCTTCATGCCCGGCTCCAGCGAAGATATGACAGGCACCGAAGCCAGCAGCTGGCCCCGGGCACTCCATCCTG TCCTGAAACCCGGGCCGGGCAGCAAGCGCCTAGAACGGCTAGACAGACCTGCTGGATACCTGGAAGGACAGAGAGCAGTGGCGCCGAGAGGAAAGTGCTTTGGAGTTGCCCAGACCTGAGTGGTAACCTTGGCCCTTCTGCTGCC ccctgtgtgaccttgggtaggtcgcttcacctctctgagccttggtttctagATCTGCATAAGGACTGCATAACAACAATTAATGTGACCTACTTTGCACACGGGAATGTGTTAAGGGCGGAATGAGATATTGGGCAGGAAAGGCCTCGATAA